TTGTTTGTGTATATCTAATTTCAGACAATGAATAGAATTCAGTTAAATTTGAATTAGAATTTGATTGTTGGTTAAATCCGAGCTGCTCGAAATGTGAGCAACTTTATTGTATTGGCTTGAATCCTATTTTGAGTAATGTCACATGCTGAAATGGAACTTGTATAATCTGCTAGTTTAAAAAGTCAGTGACTCAATAGTTGTTGATTAGTGTAGTACTCATGTGTTGGTGTCTGGAAGAATTCCTGTTACAGAGTGGGCATCCATAGAAAGTAGCAAAAGCGGAATTGATGTTTATGACTCAGAATTGTTTGCTACTGAAAATGATAATCACTCTATTGTTCATATATAGCTATCGTTGAAACAAGATACATGCATAAAAGTAGAGTtggttaaatatttaattttgtaAGTTAGTCAGAATGAATTCTGAATTCATTTATTTCCACGTGCAGTGGGCTTGACAATCAACCATTCTTTAAGCAATCATTACACACTAATATGTGCTTAGACCAAATATCCTACATCTTCCCCACAAATAATTCCATAATGCAAGGCCTTCATAATGATCTCAAATTAGCTTTAGAAAAATAATTCTTGAACATCGTAGCATGCTTTAGGCGCGTTAACtaaataaattatcgtgactatgggtacggttcccgtggcatagtcatgatacataaaccCCAATTCGAGTACgcgactcgaccacaacttcgaatattaataataataaacatgttgtaaatcacgGGTGCGTTTCATGTGACATGAttcacaatatgtacaaaaataacgAGTGCGCGACACCTCGACTTGTTTAAATAAACTCCataattgtttaaaataattaaaagcggtaacaCACAAAAGGTTCTAAAACGTGTAATTCAGATATTtaagccaagtattaattgttgagcgaccgtgctaaaatcacggaattcgggagtgcctcacaccttctcacgggttaacagaattccttacccggtcttctggtttTCGCAGACTCtaaacagagtcaaatttcctcgatttgggatttaaaataaaccggtgacttgggacaccatagtagttatcccaagtggcgactctgattaattaaataatctcatttcgaataatgtcactttaattggaaaaattccACTATCCTCTCGGAAAAAAGAAGGTGTGACAGCTATGTGTAGCATGGATGTAGGACATTTAAAGTATTAGTTTCTTACCTTATATCTCCCCAAGTTAAGAGCCGTGACAATGGAGTAAATACCATCATCTTCATCCTTCTCTATTTTAACCGCAGTCCCCACTGTGGGTTGACCGAGTATTACATCCACAAAACCACTCAAATCCCATTGCTTATTATCAATGTAGGTCTGCAGCAGGATTTTCACTCCATGGAAATCAGTCGGTTTAGGATCAAAGAACTCAAAATCTGCTTGAACAGTGCCCTATCAAAATCGAACGAGAAGCTGTTAATGTACTAACATCACATACTAATAATCACTTAGCATCAATGAGTAATTTTTCGTCTTACATCAGACTCTTCATCATCCGAAGAACCAGAATCTTCGCTCTTGTCTACAAGTCTGTGATTTACCATCCTTTTACCTAGAAGGAAACATTCAGGTTCAGAACAAGCAAGAAATATAACCATCAAACTAGAAAATGAAATGGACCACTACTCATAAAATTTTTCATGAGATAGAAACTACATAATATatacaataatttaattaaatacacTTCACCTGAAGAGCTAAGTAGATTACTTTCTGGAAGTCTGAAGTTGGGAACCTTGTGTGTAACCTTGTTATTTGATGCAATCCGCGCCATTGAACGAGCAAATGGGGAGAAACTAAGAGGTAGACATCGTGCTGATCTGCAATGTCTTGCTGGCTTCCGGGGAATTATACCAATGATGTAAACCTGAATACATAAGTTAGTTTCTTTTTACTGGTCTATAAAATATCGTTGATAAGCAACCTCGAAAAGTTGAGCATATTATGCAGCGCTTAAAATATTCATCCGAAAATGCAGATGACTCCTTTAAGTTTCAAAGATTTTAATAGATGGCACAGTAAATGGACATTATAATCAACCTTACAACTATACAATGCATGTTATTATAATGCATGTTATTATACAATGCATGTTATTATAAATGGACATTATAATCAACCTTACAACTATACAATTATCCTTAGACAGATAAGGAGGGTATTTTAGAAACTATACAATGCatgttatttttaatacactaCACCAACCAGTCATAAGAAATTATCTCAGTATAACTAATATTAGCATAACAAATCCTTGCATTACTAATCTCCGCATTACTAATATATTATATTCAGTATTATTCTTATACTCccaaccaaatgaccccttaatGTTGTTAGGGTTAAAATTCGGTAGTATTCAAATTTGAACGTTTAAATTTGGGTTACTGATTTTAACATTTTTTTAAACTATGAAGATCAATTTATGAATTAAATGTCTCAAATTTTTTGGGTGTGAAAGCGGACCCATAAAATTAATGTGGCACGCCACTTAAGCAATGTGCAAATTCTTTAACGGAATACATATTATTTTTTGGTGAGAGTATCAGTAACTTTTAAATGAATTGGTGTATTAATATTTTTATGCGACAAAATGAAGTTTAGAAAACTATATAGAAAGATCTGAATATAAATAACATCAATCGTACCACAATTTAACGTCTTAAAATGACCAAAGATAAGAAACGCTAATCAGTCATTTTTTACAGTCGTAAGGACTATACTTTGGACACTGAAGTCAAAATCAAGGGACTAATTTTGCTTTGTTTGAAAACTTCAGGACTCTTAAAATCCCCGGCCCCCTCGCTACCTCATCAATCAGCAAAACAAAAACCTCGCCGCCCTTCCCTTCCGGCGTCCCTTAGTTGCCGGAGCTGTCTTCCGCCGGAAGCCGCTTGTCACCCTTCTCTCATTACTCAACTCTCTTTTGGGGGTATGATTCTCTTCTGCTGAAAATTATTATGAAGGGAACTTTATGCTTAAAGTTATTTATTTTTCTGCCAATAATTGAAATTTAGTGCTGGGTTTTGTCCCTTTTTGCTGAGATTGGATTCTTCGGTGCTGTGTATTATTGCATTTGGTGATTGTTAATATTTATTGGTCTTATAACCTCTTTCTTGTTATGGTAAATAATGTTGCTTTACTTATAACAAGGGGATTCATCATTATAAAGTGCTAAATttatgaatgacatgtaaaagctTGCAACTTTAACTTATACGCCTCACTTTTGAAGCTCAAGTATTTTCttgtgcaattttttttttttttggtgatgTTCGAGCCTACTTGCGTGCGCCTCGTACTATTCCACCGGATACTTTCTACCTCCGAGCAGCACAAGTACTGGGTAACTCTGCCCACCGAGACTTAGGCATATGGGAAAAAATCACCTAGCATTTTTTCCTTCGTTGGGGTTTGAACCAGAGACTTCATTGTTCTCCTTTACACTTTATTGACCACTAGGTCTCATATTTGGATGCTTTTTTTATGCCATTCTTGTGTCTTGGGGCGCAGTAACCCTGCTGAAAAATAAACTCTTATCGCATATTTGCGAGTGACAATGCAGTTAATGTGATGGAGATGATGTAGGATGGGAGAGAAAAGAGACAAATAGAAATAGGGCATATACCCTGCACATAATAGTTAACTTATTTGGTTGGGAGTAACCATTTGGGGATAATGGTTGATGCCAGGAAAGAGTTAGAGAATTGGTGGTTAAGCAAGATCTTCTTTTGCTTCTCTTCTTGTTGTTTTCTTACTTTTTCCGCGGAGTCCTGTAGCCATAGAGCTTTTAGAGATTCGTAGGTATTGGCATTTGAAGATTTTAGTATGTTTAGCTATTCTTGCCAAGAATATACCCTGGAACAGGAATAGCAGTGTATAGAATTTTGGAGCGTTTTTGTTAAAAAATAAAGTGAAATTAAGTTTTTATTAATCTATATCTAGTACacatggagagagagagagagagagagagagagagagagagagagagagagagagagagagatgaagTAAATATAAAACTGATGTGATTAGTTTGGAACCTGTTTGGATATCACATTCAAAAGTAAGAAGAAACAGTCTTGCAAGTATTGCTAATAGAATTTTTTTAATGAAGATACCATAGAAAAAGAGAGGGGAGTGAACCTCAAGATAATACTTTTTTTTCCTGACAATTAGTTAAGTCTTTTTGAAATGATATCATCGAATAGTATGAGAAAGACATTACCACAACTAGTTGTAAGGTTGATTATAATGTCCATTTACTGTGCCATCTATTAAAATCTTTGAAACTTAAAGGAGTCATCTGCATTTTCGAATGAATATTTTAAGCGCTGCATAATATGCTCAATTTTTCGAGGTTGCTTATCAACGATATTTTATAGACCAGTAAAAAGAAACTAACTTATGTATTCAGGTTTGCATCATTGGTATAATGCCCCGGAAGCCAGCAAGACATTGCAGATCAGCACGATGTCTACCTCTCAGTTTCTCCCCATTTGCTCGTTCAATGGCGCGGATTGCATCAAATAACAAGGTTACACACAAGGTTCCCAACTCCAGACTTCCAGAAAATAATCTACCTAGCTCTTCAGGTGAAgtgtatttaattaaattattgtatATATTATGTAGTTTCTATCTCATGAAAAATTTTATGAGCAGTGGTCCATTTCATTTTCTAGTTTGATGGTTATATTTCTTGCTTGTTCTGAACCTGAATGTTTCCTTCTAGGTAAAAGGATGGTAAATCACAGACTTGTAGACAAGAGCGAAGATTCTGGTTCTTCGGATGATGACGAGTCTGATGTAAGACATCCCATTACTCATTGATGCTAAGTGATTATTAGTATGTGATGTTAGTACATTAACAGCTTCTCGTTCGATTTTGATAGGGCACTGTTCAAGCAGATTTTGAGTTCTTTGATCCTAAACCGACTGATTTCCATGGAGTGAAAATCCTGCTGCAGACCTACCTTGATAATAAGCAATGGGATTTGAGTGGTTTTGTGGATGTAATACTCGGTCAACCCACAGTGGGGACTGTTGTTAAAATAGAGAATGATGAAGATGATGGTATTTACTCCATTGTCACGGCTCTTAACTTGGGGAGATATAAGGTAAGAAACTAATACTTTAAATGTCCTACATCCATGCAACACCATAAATTTTGTCACCACGGTCGGTCAACCGGCCTGTGACGTCAAATTTGGCATCTAAATTTTGAGGCGCTTCCAAGTTCCCATTTTGTTTTCCAGTGCTAAATGTGCTAAATGCTCATAGGTTAATACGAGAGTTCTTAATGCGTATTTACTGTTTGTCTGGCGACGTTTGTGGAAAATAGGATTTAGAGTGCATGGCGGACGCTAAAGAGTTCCTGCTTAAAGCATGCCACCAGAAGGATGTTTACACTAAATTGAGGTTATTTCTCGGAGATCAAGCGAAAGCTGTTGGTCTCTTGGTCTCTCAGCGTGTTGTGAATCTTCCTCCCCAGCTTTTGCCACCCCTTTATGATGCACTTTTTGATGAAGTCTCTTGGGCTATAGAAGATGAGGTTAGATGAGATGAGCTTGAATTAATTTCACATGCTCATAATGTTTTGACTCTTGCGTCTATCGTTTCTCCTCTCGCGAATGTAGCTTTACCTTGTTGTAGTGAAACTTTGTCATTCTTATGTCTTTTTAAGCCTACAGAGGAGCTCCGGAATTCTTTCTGCTTCAAGTTTTACCTGGTAATCAGTAAAATCTACAAGGTATTGATCACCTTTTTGGTATTTGCGTATAGTTTTATTAAAGTCTAGTAGACTTTGAACTGTCCGCTGCTTTATGGATTTTCTTATAGCATAAGAATGCGGTCGAGCAAAATGGGCCAAGTGGCGATCAAACTGTTGTATACATTAAGGCAGAAGACGAAATCTTTCTCGAGGTaccagctttttcttttaaatatattttctttttgcCTTTTTGCTGCAACATCTCTAACTCTTCCTTTAAATGCTTCATCAGTTAAGCTCTTGGTCCTTCAGTTTTCCTTTGCATACACAGCTGGTTAGGACTGACGAGGCAAGTGTTTTTCTCATAATATCAAAGCTTTTATGTATTTTATAATGGCGGTTTATATTTATAGTCTATATGTGTTGATATCCTGCAACTCCGTAAATTCTCTAGTGGAGAAAATACAAAAGTATATACATGGTTGTAGTAGGTTAGGCATCTTTTGATTCTCTAAATTACCCTTACTATTTTCTATCATCTCATTGAATGTAAGGACTTTTTTGTCTTTTCACCaaaaaaattctaaaactctCACTCGATACATGACTGTTCCAAAAGTCAAAGTCCCTCTCAATCTGCAGATTCTCATTCCATTGCCATTAAAGAACATTGTATGAAACAGAAATGGACATTAAGCAATCTAAAGCTTTGTTTATCCTCATCATTCTACTACATATTTCCCAAACCCATCTCTATTTTCATTTCTAACAAATAATAACAAATACCCAAACGCTAAGGATTGCAACTTTCACTTAAATTACGAGGTAAAccaagaaagaaaaaatagacTTGAAATGTAAATAAACTAATCTAAACACTATCTTagatatttttataaagaaagtTGATCTTCTTCTTGAATACCCAAAGTTCTATAgatccaaatttaaatctcaaaaatcTTGAATCCAAATTATCAGTAACTGTAAGAAAATAACCGAAAGAATGTGCacttaaatataataattaatatatggatttaaaatttatgttttgcaaatttCAAAGTAGAGTCCTAATCTTTGTTGTTCGGCGTCGACGATGGAAGCTGCAGGGGACCTGAAGAGTTTGTATCGAAGGAGAATAGTAGAGAAGAAGAGGGAATTGGAAGAACTTTTGGTAGAAAGACAAAAAAAGGTCCTCATATTTAATTAGATGGCAGTAAATAGTAAAGGCATTTAAGAGAATCAAAAGATTCATACACTGCTAACCTACTACAaccctacatatatatatatatatatatatatatatatatatattctagtaTCATTCAATTGGGATAGAGGCTAGATAAATTGAAGGTTCTACTGCATCTCTATATTATATTTTCTTTCTGAGAAATATGTTGCTCGAACTCTCCAAAAGTGTTGCCGCAcctgtgtcggatcctccaaaaatgcactaaatttggaggatccgacacgcacccaaCAACATTTTTGAAGAGTCCGAATAAGATAGCTAAGAATGATAGTTTGCACTTTGTAGTAATAATTCTTTTCAGTACTCAAACACCATTGCCTAGAACTGTCAAAA
This region of Nicotiana tomentosiformis chromosome 4, ASM39032v3, whole genome shotgun sequence genomic DNA includes:
- the LOC104118420 gene encoding protein BCCIP homolog; this translates as MARIASNNKVTHKVPNFRLPESNLLSSSGKRMVNHRLVDKSEDSGSSDDEESDGTVQADFEFFDPKPTDFHGVKILLQTYIDNKQWDLSGFVDVILGQPTVGTAVKIEKDEDDGIYSIVTALNLGRYKVRN
- the LOC104118421 gene encoding protein BCCIP homolog, coding for MPRKPARHCRSARCLPLSFSPFARSMARIASNNKVTHKVPNSRLPENNLPSSSGKRMVNHRLVDKSEDSGSSDDDESDGTVQADFEFFDPKPTDFHGVKILLQTYLDNKQWDLSGFVDVILGQPTVGTVVKIENDEDDGIYSIVTALNLGRYKDLECMADAKEFLLKACHQKDVYTKLRLFLGDQAKAVGLLVSQRVVNLPPQLLPPLYDALFDEVSWAIEDEPTEELRNSFCFKFYLVISKIYKHKNAVEQNGPSGDQTVVYIKAEDEIFLELSSWSFSFPLHTQLVRTDELKDYRLTGLVMAIDASKIPTFRQKLHSLIEEA